Proteins co-encoded in one Polaromonas vacuolata genomic window:
- a CDS encoding YoaK family protein, with protein sequence MRRLRHLSGQHRTDSTNRLLGGMLAFNAGAINAGGFLLISMYTSHMTGFASMLADNIVLGNLTPVLSALGALLMFAAGAAFTAVMVNWSRHHWLRSEYAMPLLVEAILLLIFGLMGATLTRQTPFAVPLTLLVLAFIMGLQNALVSKLSKSQIRTTHMTGVITDLGIELGKLLYWNRTESPIASRVRANQIKLRLYTTLLLSFIGGGLVGAIGFKYVGFIWVLPLSIALMALSIPPLFLDWRRGFRRREKAKSRADAAPATNDTSS encoded by the coding sequence CGACTGCTGGGGGGAATGCTGGCTTTTAATGCCGGCGCCATCAATGCCGGCGGTTTTTTGCTGATCAGCATGTATACCTCGCACATGACCGGGTTTGCCTCCATGTTGGCGGACAACATAGTGCTGGGTAATTTGACACCCGTGCTCAGCGCCCTAGGCGCGCTGCTAATGTTTGCAGCTGGTGCAGCCTTTACCGCCGTCATGGTGAACTGGTCGCGCCACCACTGGCTGCGCAGCGAGTACGCCATGCCTTTGCTAGTCGAAGCCATTTTGCTGCTGATTTTCGGCTTGATGGGCGCGACGCTGACCCGTCAAACTCCTTTTGCTGTGCCGCTGACTTTGCTGGTGCTGGCCTTCATCATGGGTTTGCAAAACGCACTGGTCAGCAAACTGTCTAAGTCTCAGATACGCACCACCCACATGACAGGCGTGATCACAGATTTGGGTATTGAGCTGGGCAAGCTGTTGTATTGGAACCGTACCGAGAGCCCGATTGCTTCCCGGGTACGCGCCAATCAGATCAAGTTACGGCTGTACACCACACTGTTGCTGTCCTTCATTGGTGGCGGCTTGGTTGGCGCCATCGGCTTTAAATACGTAGGTTTTATCTGGGTACTACCCTTGTCCATAGCCTTGATGGCACTGTCTATCCCACCACTTTTTCTGGATTGGCGGCGCGGTTTCCGGCGCCGCGAAAAGGCCAAGTCTCGGGCCGATGCTGCGCCTGCGACTAACGACACATCTTCATAA
- the glcF gene encoding glycolate oxidase subunit GlcF, producing the protein MQTTLAPEFKNTADGQQAEAILRKCVHCGFCTATCPTYQLLGDELDGPRGRIYLIKQVLEGQTPTRKTQMHLDRCLTCRNCETTCPSGVQYGNLIEIGRKLVDERVPRPPAEKALRWALKEGLPSPLFAPAMKLGQAVRGLLPAALKNKVPARQDAGSIPTRTHARKMLMLSGCVQPSMLPNINSATVRVLDAAGIQVVTAAKAGCCGAVKLHMNDHTGSHVEIKRNIDAWWPLIVGDADNAGVEAIVMNASGCGVTVKDYGHILKDDPVYAEKAAQVSALTRDLSELLPELVEKLSAQVAAKAGQVAFHPPCTLQHGQQLRGGVEQYLTQLGFNIRTASCEAHLCCGSAGTYSVLQPKLAYELRDRKLGNLQEMAPEVIVSANVGCITHLQSGTATPVRHWVELLDDALTPV; encoded by the coding sequence ATGCAAACAACGCTCGCTCCTGAATTTAAAAATACCGCCGACGGCCAGCAGGCTGAAGCCATTTTGCGTAAGTGCGTGCACTGCGGTTTTTGTACCGCCACCTGCCCGACGTATCAGCTGTTAGGCGATGAGCTCGATGGTCCGCGTGGCCGTATCTACCTGATCAAGCAAGTGCTAGAAGGTCAAACGCCAACGCGTAAAACTCAGATGCATTTAGACCGCTGCCTGACTTGCCGCAACTGCGAGACCACCTGCCCAAGCGGTGTGCAATACGGCAACTTGATAGAAATTGGTCGCAAGCTAGTCGACGAGCGCGTACCGCGCCCACCCGCCGAGAAAGCTTTGCGCTGGGCGCTCAAAGAAGGCCTGCCTTCGCCGCTGTTCGCGCCGGCCATGAAGCTAGGCCAAGCGGTGCGCGGTTTGCTGCCCGCAGCGCTGAAAAACAAAGTACCAGCGCGCCAAGATGCCGGCTCAATACCGACGCGCACGCATGCCCGCAAGATGCTCATGCTCAGTGGCTGCGTTCAGCCGTCTATGCTGCCCAATATCAATAGCGCCACGGTGCGCGTGCTTGACGCGGCTGGCATACAGGTGGTGACAGCGGCCAAGGCGGGCTGCTGCGGTGCAGTCAAGCTGCATATGAACGACCACACTGGCAGCCATGTCGAGATCAAGCGAAACATTGACGCTTGGTGGCCACTGATTGTGGGCGACGCCGACAACGCTGGCGTCGAGGCGATTGTCATGAACGCTTCAGGCTGCGGCGTGACGGTTAAAGACTACGGTCATATTCTCAAAGACGACCCCGTCTATGCCGAAAAAGCCGCGCAGGTCAGTGCTTTGACGCGGGACTTGAGTGAGTTGCTGCCCGAGCTGGTCGAAAAACTCTCGGCGCAGGTTGCCGCCAAAGCCGGTCAAGTCGCTTTTCACCCGCCTTGCACCTTGCAGCACGGCCAGCAGCTGCGCGGCGGTGTCGAGCAATACCTGACGCAACTCGGTTTCAACATCCGTACCGCCAGTTGTGAAGCGCATTTGTGCTGTGGCTCGGCCGGTACTTACTCGGTACTCCAGCCGAAACTGGCGTATGAGCTGCGCGACCGTAAGTTAGGCAATTTGCAAGAGATGGCACCCGAGGTGATTGTCTCGGCCAACGTCGGCTGCATCACGCATTTGCAAAGCGGCACGGCCACGCCGGTGCGGCATTGGGTGGAGTTGCTGGACGATGCTTTGACGCCGGTTTAA
- a CDS encoding KilA-N domain-containing protein, with the protein MAKIEVKGTSITVYSVGDKDFISLTDMIRAKDGDFFISDWLRNRNTVEFLGIWEQVHNPNFNYGGFATIKSQAGLNNYKLSAKEWVAQTNAIGLVAKAGRYGGTYAHQDIAFEFGMWISAEFKIYLIKEFQRLKETERDQLGWDIRRNLTKINYRIHTDAIKTQLIPPQLTAQQTNLISPARPIF; encoded by the coding sequence ATGGCCAAAATTGAAGTTAAGGGCACGAGCATCACGGTCTATAGCGTGGGCGATAAGGATTTCATCTCCCTCACGGACATGATCCGGGCTAAAGACGGTGACTTTTTTATCTCCGACTGGCTGCGCAACCGCAACACTGTGGAGTTTCTGGGCATCTGGGAGCAGGTTCACAACCCGAATTTCAACTATGGCGGATTCGCCACAATTAAAAGTCAGGCGGGTCTCAACAACTACAAACTCAGCGCCAAGGAATGGGTGGCTCAGACGAACGCCATTGGACTGGTCGCAAAGGCTGGGCGCTATGGCGGCACCTACGCACACCAGGATATTGCTTTCGAGTTCGGCATGTGGATCAGCGCGGAATTCAAGATTTACCTCATCAAAGAGTTCCAGCGCCTCAAAGAGACCGAACGCGACCAACTGGGCTGGGACATTCGCCGCAATCTAACCAAGATCAATTACCGCATCCATACCGACGCCATCAAAACCCAACTGATTCCGCCACAACTCACCGCCCAGCAAACCAATCTGATCTCGCCAGCGAGGCCGATCTTCTGA
- a CDS encoding type II toxin-antitoxin system HipA family toxin, with product MKHDQLYLWLLTDPTTSRYVGKLKLVDSGKGVSLTYGSDWLSNGFPLSEDLIVVDVEHLPRWKGLAVGAVDDARPDRWGERVIQYLDKPARLSLMEYLFYAGDDRFGALGVSLSAQTYTPRPKSPLPRLDQAQQLSEIVHKVSAKEVISNIERKLLSAGGSFGGAKPKALIDIAGEEWLIKFFNNEPIDVPLIEHASMTLAKLADITVAETQVVQLVGEHALAVRRFDRQGARRIHCLSAGTALRAQSVAGQEPDLGYPALAQLLRRAGVAEEGRNLLDMQELFRRMVFNILIDNTDDHEKNHSLMVVEPTHQGKYRLAPAYDVLTTNSGQGFQEFIVGNDQRDSTLSNAMSQCELFGYTPAQAAAAVVNLIRIVDGWRQHFAQCGVCAADLDSLAERIDGAQLLGQRQAFSSAHYAASVRPQRPSPFAR from the coding sequence ATGAAACATGACCAGCTCTACCTGTGGCTTCTCACAGACCCGACTACATCGCGCTACGTTGGCAAACTCAAATTAGTCGACTCGGGCAAGGGCGTGAGTCTTACGTATGGGTCAGATTGGCTAAGCAATGGATTTCCTCTCAGCGAAGACCTGATTGTGGTTGACGTCGAGCATTTACCAAGGTGGAAAGGTCTGGCTGTCGGTGCAGTCGATGACGCACGGCCTGACCGCTGGGGCGAGCGCGTCATACAGTACCTCGACAAGCCGGCTCGACTGTCCCTCATGGAGTATTTGTTTTACGCTGGCGACGATCGCTTTGGCGCGCTCGGCGTGTCGCTCTCAGCCCAAACATACACACCACGCCCCAAAAGCCCCCTGCCACGATTGGACCAAGCCCAGCAGTTAAGCGAAATCGTCCACAAGGTCAGCGCCAAGGAAGTGATCAGCAACATAGAGCGCAAGCTACTGTCCGCTGGCGGCAGTTTTGGTGGCGCCAAGCCCAAAGCGCTCATAGACATTGCCGGTGAAGAATGGCTGATTAAGTTTTTCAACAATGAACCCATAGACGTGCCACTTATTGAGCATGCGTCCATGACGCTTGCCAAGCTGGCCGACATCACCGTGGCGGAAACACAAGTAGTGCAACTCGTCGGTGAGCATGCGCTAGCGGTACGTCGTTTTGATAGACAAGGCGCGCGACGCATCCATTGCCTATCAGCGGGTACTGCGTTACGCGCTCAGAGCGTTGCCGGGCAGGAGCCCGATCTTGGCTACCCAGCGTTGGCTCAGTTGCTGCGGCGTGCTGGCGTGGCAGAAGAAGGTCGGAATCTTCTCGATATGCAGGAGCTGTTTCGCCGTATGGTGTTCAACATCCTGATCGACAACACCGATGACCATGAGAAAAACCACTCACTCATGGTGGTCGAGCCGACGCACCAAGGTAAATATCGACTTGCGCCAGCCTATGACGTATTGACAACGAATTCAGGTCAAGGATTTCAAGAATTCATCGTCGGCAATGACCAGCGTGACTCAACGCTTTCTAATGCCATGTCGCAGTGCGAACTCTTTGGCTACACCCCAGCACAAGCCGCAGCGGCTGTCGTCAACCTTATCCGCATAGTCGATGGCTGGCGTCAACATTTTGCACAGTGCGGCGTTTGTGCCGCTGATCTCGATAGCCTGGCAGAACGCATAGACGGTGCGCAGCTGCTGGGACAAAGGCAAGCCTTTAGTTCTGCGCATTACGCAGCGTCAGTTCGCCCGCAGCGCCCAAGCCCTTTCGCTAGATAG
- a CDS encoding helix-turn-helix domain-containing protein → MSKSSSALAQMPPATLAALAQLGADLAVARLRRKESLKTWAQRIGISVPTLLRLEAGEPSVSLGVLATALWLVGRDQTLATLATPKEDRGALELDVRQAEALGKARVRATAQAKLKKVSLRQALQDSQTKADAPNQVPQA, encoded by the coding sequence ATGTCAAAATCCAGTTCCGCTCTTGCACAAATGCCGCCAGCGACGCTTGCTGCGCTGGCACAGCTAGGCGCCGACCTAGCCGTTGCAAGGCTACGCCGCAAAGAATCACTCAAAACTTGGGCCCAACGCATAGGCATTAGCGTGCCGACTCTTTTGCGCTTGGAAGCTGGCGAACCCAGCGTCAGCCTTGGCGTGCTTGCGACCGCACTCTGGCTGGTTGGCCGCGACCAGACGCTGGCGACCTTGGCCACACCCAAAGAAGACCGCGGCGCGCTTGAGCTAGACGTGCGCCAAGCTGAGGCGCTTGGCAAAGCAAGGGTGCGCGCAACAGCGCAGGCCAAGCTGAAAAAAGTCTCGCTACGGCAAGCCCTTCAAGACAGTCAGACTAAGGCTGATGCGCCAAACCAAGTGCCACAAGCATAG
- a CDS encoding alcohol dehydrogenase family protein, producing the protein MKPIPKYMTGMQLTCYGGLDMLVLKDDIAVPTPGPRDVLIKVGAAGVNNTDINTRIGWYAKSADDSSTASWSGNAFKFPRIQGADVCGVVVAVGAQADPKLLHQRVLVEPCLWEVDGKTLDQPWYFGSECDGGFAQYCVVAGRHAHVVNSPLSDVELASFPCSYSTAENMLTRANVVAGDVLLVTGASGGVGSATIQLAKARGAHVIALTAAAKLDAVLALGADQSVERSADLAQALGKNSVDVVIDLVAGPAWPSLLDVLKPFGRYAAAGAIGGHMVALDMRTIYLKDLSLFGCTVLGKNVFANLVQRIASSAIKPLVAETFALADLHLAQTQFETKAHIGKLVIDIGKL; encoded by the coding sequence ATGAAACCGATTCCTAAATACATGACTGGCATGCAGCTAACCTGCTACGGCGGGCTCGACATGCTGGTGCTCAAAGACGACATCGCCGTGCCCACACCAGGGCCGCGCGATGTGTTGATCAAAGTTGGCGCCGCGGGCGTGAACAACACCGACATCAACACCCGCATCGGCTGGTATGCCAAATCCGCTGACGACAGCAGCACGGCCAGCTGGAGTGGCAACGCGTTTAAGTTTCCACGTATCCAAGGCGCTGATGTCTGCGGTGTGGTGGTGGCAGTGGGCGCACAAGCCGACCCCAAGCTGCTGCACCAGCGGGTGTTGGTCGAACCCTGTCTTTGGGAAGTCGATGGCAAAACTCTAGACCAGCCTTGGTACTTTGGCTCTGAATGTGACGGCGGTTTTGCCCAATACTGCGTGGTCGCTGGTCGCCACGCACATGTGGTCAACAGCCCGCTAAGCGATGTGGAACTGGCCTCATTTCCCTGCTCTTACTCAACCGCAGAAAACATGCTCACGCGTGCCAACGTAGTCGCCGGCGATGTGCTGTTGGTCACCGGCGCTTCGGGCGGCGTGGGCTCGGCCACGATTCAGTTGGCGAAAGCCAGAGGCGCGCACGTGATTGCGCTTACCGCAGCCGCAAAACTCGATGCCGTACTGGCTTTAGGTGCAGACCAAAGCGTCGAACGCAGCGCTGATCTGGCGCAAGCATTGGGCAAAAACAGCGTCGATGTGGTGATAGACCTGGTCGCCGGACCGGCTTGGCCAAGCCTGCTGGACGTGCTCAAACCGTTTGGCCGCTACGCCGCCGCGGGCGCTATAGGCGGCCATATGGTGGCGCTCGATATGCGCACCATCTACCTGAAAGACTTGAGCTTATTCGGTTGCACCGTACTGGGAAAAAACGTCTTTGCCAACTTGGTGCAGCGCATCGCGTCTAGCGCTATCAAGCCACTGGTAGCCGAAACATTTGCACTGGCTGATCTACACCTTGCGCAAACTCAGTTCGAGACCAAGGCGCATATTGGCAAACTGGTGATTGATATCGGTAAGCTTTAA
- a CDS encoding glutathione peroxidase, with amino-acid sequence MTTSVYDFSVRNIEGQETPLSAFKGQVLLIVNTASECGFTPQFAGLELLHKSHAAKGLAVLGFPCNQFGAQDPGDNKEIASFCERNYGVSFPMMAKIEVNGGAADPLYQWLAHQTPGLLGSTAIKWNFTKFLIGKDGQVIKRFAPLDQPASLLKDIEAALAR; translated from the coding sequence ATGACAACATCGGTTTACGACTTTAGCGTGCGCAATATTGAGGGCCAAGAAACGCCGCTCTCCGCTTTCAAAGGCCAGGTCTTACTCATCGTCAATACCGCCAGCGAATGCGGTTTTACGCCGCAGTTCGCCGGCTTGGAGTTGCTGCACAAAAGCCACGCAGCCAAAGGTCTGGCGGTGCTGGGGTTTCCATGCAATCAGTTTGGCGCGCAAGACCCGGGCGACAACAAAGAAATTGCTAGCTTTTGCGAGCGCAACTATGGGGTGAGTTTCCCCATGATGGCGAAAATTGAGGTCAACGGCGGCGCAGCCGATCCGCTCTACCAATGGCTAGCCCACCAAACGCCGGGCTTACTCGGCAGCACGGCGATCAAGTGGAACTTCACCAAGTTTCTGATCGGCAAAGACGGCCAAGTCATCAAGCGTTTTGCGCCGCTGGACCAGCCAGCCAGCCTGCTAAAAGATATTGAGGCGGCGCTAGCTCGCTGA
- a CDS encoding DMT family transporter — protein MTSYSTKPAVALTATAALVFNAAIWGMSWWPLRQLQNEGLHPLWSTALIYLLVFVLLLCANSKSLRGLIDHPSLLLLALISGLTNVCFNWAVTEGDVVRVVLLFYLMPAWSVLVGWWLLGEKPSAPSLLRLLLAMTGVLIVLKSPETSFPIPQSLADWLAITGGLCFAITNAMLRKLNYTPNGSRMLAMFGGGTLMAGGTALLGMQLVAINAPTLTLAALPVALGLGLAFFLGNAALQYGAARLSASATALVMLTEILFASLSAAALGAADFTPRILLGGSLIVLAAMLSALLPGKAAAH, from the coding sequence ATGACAAGCTATTCAACCAAGCCTGCAGTCGCCTTGACAGCGACCGCCGCGTTAGTTTTTAACGCCGCTATCTGGGGCATGTCCTGGTGGCCGTTGCGACAATTGCAGAACGAAGGCCTGCATCCGCTTTGGTCAACCGCGCTGATTTATCTGCTGGTGTTTGTGCTGCTGCTTTGCGCCAATAGCAAAAGCCTGCGCGGCCTTATTGACCACCCTTCGCTGTTGTTGCTGGCACTGATTTCTGGTCTGACCAATGTCTGCTTTAACTGGGCCGTCACCGAGGGCGACGTGGTGCGCGTCGTACTGCTGTTTTATCTGATGCCAGCTTGGTCAGTGTTGGTGGGCTGGTGGCTTTTAGGGGAAAAGCCCAGCGCGCCCTCCTTGCTGCGACTGCTGCTGGCCATGACCGGCGTGCTCATCGTTTTGAAGTCGCCGGAAACGTCGTTCCCCATACCGCAAAGCTTGGCTGATTGGTTGGCAATCACCGGCGGGCTGTGCTTTGCCATCACCAATGCGATGCTGAGAAAACTCAATTACACGCCCAACGGCTCGCGCATGCTGGCCATGTTTGGCGGCGGCACACTGATGGCGGGCGGCACGGCTTTGTTGGGAATGCAACTCGTCGCTATCAACGCGCCGACTTTAACGCTGGCAGCATTGCCCGTAGCACTTGGACTTGGCTTGGCCTTTTTTCTGGGTAATGCGGCTTTGCAATATGGTGCCGCCAGGCTATCGGCCAGCGCCACAGCGTTGGTGATGCTGACCGAGATTTTGTTCGCCAGTTTGTCTGCCGCAGCGCTGGGCGCTGCCGATTTCACACCGCGCATTTTGCTGGGCGGCAGTCTCATCGTGTTGGCGGCGATGTTGTCTGCATTACTGCCGGGTAAGGCTGCTGCGCACTGA
- the lplT gene encoding lysophospholipid transporter LplT gives MKRGFYTIMAAQFFSSLADNALFVVAVELLRTSGAAKWQPAALVPMFALFYVVLAPFVGAFADAKPKGKVMFYSNAIKVVGCMMMLFGTHPLMAYAIVGLGAAAYSPAKYGILTELLPSSQLVKANGWIEGLTISSIILGVLLGGQLIGHSVSSRLLAFDMPLIDTNINTAPEAAICVLAILYVVAAWFNTRIPATGVEMRPMPRNKLELLPDFWSCNSALWRDKLGQISLSTTTLFWGVSGNLRYIVLAWSAAALGYSTTQASSLVGVVAIGTAIGAVLASLRMRLEQAPSVIPLGIAMGLLVIGMNFITNVWVAAPFLILLGGLGGFLVVPMNALLQHRGHNLMGAGRSIAVQNFNEQACILSLGAGYSLSTGLGLSAFGAITGFGVLVAGFMWLIRRWHISNTIHHKEQVEHLMAIVRSDNHH, from the coding sequence ATGAAGCGCGGTTTTTACACCATCATGGCAGCCCAGTTTTTCAGCTCACTGGCTGATAACGCGCTATTTGTCGTCGCCGTAGAACTGCTCAGAACCAGTGGTGCGGCCAAGTGGCAGCCAGCGGCATTGGTACCTATGTTTGCGCTGTTTTATGTCGTATTGGCGCCCTTTGTCGGCGCTTTTGCGGATGCCAAGCCCAAGGGCAAGGTGATGTTCTACAGCAATGCCATCAAGGTTGTGGGCTGCATGATGATGCTGTTCGGCACCCATCCGCTGATGGCTTACGCCATCGTTGGTCTGGGTGCGGCGGCTTATTCGCCAGCTAAATACGGCATCCTTACCGAGCTGCTGCCGTCTTCGCAATTGGTCAAGGCCAACGGCTGGATAGAGGGCTTGACCATCTCATCGATTATTTTGGGCGTGCTGCTTGGCGGCCAGCTGATAGGCCATTCGGTCTCAAGCCGATTGCTGGCTTTTGATATGCCGCTCATAGACACCAACATCAACACCGCGCCAGAAGCAGCGATTTGCGTGCTGGCAATTTTGTATGTAGTGGCGGCTTGGTTTAACACCCGCATTCCAGCGACTGGCGTCGAGATGCGCCCCATGCCGCGCAACAAGCTTGAGCTGCTACCTGACTTTTGGAGCTGCAACTCGGCCTTGTGGCGCGACAAGCTAGGCCAGATTTCACTCTCAACCACGACACTTTTTTGGGGTGTATCTGGCAACTTGCGCTATATCGTGCTGGCTTGGAGTGCCGCCGCGCTGGGTTACAGCACCACCCAAGCGTCGTCCTTAGTCGGCGTGGTCGCGATAGGCACGGCCATAGGCGCGGTGCTCGCGTCCCTGCGAATGAGGCTTGAACAAGCACCCAGTGTGATTCCGCTAGGCATTGCCATGGGGCTTTTAGTCATAGGCATGAACTTCATCACCAATGTCTGGGTTGCCGCACCATTCCTAATTTTGCTCGGTGGCTTGGGTGGTTTTTTAGTTGTGCCAATGAATGCGTTGCTGCAACACCGTGGTCACAACCTCATGGGGGCGGGACGCTCTATCGCGGTGCAGAACTTTAACGAGCAGGCCTGCATACTCAGCTTGGGCGCAGGCTACAGCTTATCCACAGGTTTAGGGCTTTCAGCCTTTGGTGCGATCACTGGCTTTGGCGTGTTGGTCGCTGGCTTTATGTGGTTAATCCGGCGCTGGCACATCAGCAACACCATCCATCACAAGGAGCAGGTTGAGCATCTGATGGCGATTGTGCGTAGCGACAACCACCACTGA
- the alr gene encoding alanine racemase, protein MPRPILATIHTDALTHNLARARANAPDARAWAVVKANAYGHGLERAFEGLRAADGFALLDLDEAKRLRALDWRGPILLLEGCFDARDLELCSRLGLWHTIHCNEQIDMLAAHKTLLPHRIFLKMNSGMNRLGFKPERFRAAWTRLNVLPQVEEISLMTHFSDADGPKGIAAQLSAFNAVTHDLPGERNLSNSAGLMRHAPELAQASDWVRPGIVLYGSSSDFPEHSAADLGLAPTMTLSSKIIGLQNLVAGDSVGYGSQFVADAAMRIGVVACGYADGYPRHCGTGTPVLVNGVRTRLLGRVSMDMVMVDLTPVPQAAMGSEVTLWGRSASGAVLPIDEVAHAAGTVGYELMCALAQRVPVLLA, encoded by the coding sequence ATGCCACGCCCGATTCTCGCCACCATACACACCGACGCGCTTACCCACAACTTAGCACGGGCACGCGCCAATGCACCTGATGCCAGAGCTTGGGCTGTCGTCAAAGCCAATGCTTATGGCCACGGTCTAGAACGCGCCTTTGAGGGCCTACGCGCCGCTGACGGCTTTGCCTTGCTTGACTTGGATGAAGCCAAACGGCTAAGGGCGCTGGACTGGCGCGGGCCTATTTTGCTGCTCGAAGGTTGCTTTGACGCACGCGATTTAGAGCTCTGCTCGCGTCTAGGCCTGTGGCACACGATTCATTGCAACGAGCAAATAGACATGCTGGCTGCCCACAAAACCTTGCTGCCACACCGGATTTTTTTAAAGATGAATTCCGGCATGAATCGGCTTGGCTTTAAGCCTGAGCGCTTTCGCGCCGCTTGGACTCGACTCAATGTGTTGCCGCAGGTCGAAGAGATTTCCCTGATGACGCATTTTTCTGACGCCGATGGACCCAAGGGCATAGCGGCTCAACTGAGCGCCTTTAATGCCGTGACCCACGACTTGCCGGGTGAGCGCAACTTGAGCAATAGCGCCGGCCTGATGCGCCATGCGCCAGAGTTAGCACAGGCCTCAGACTGGGTAAGGCCGGGCATTGTGCTTTACGGTAGCTCGTCCGATTTCCCTGAGCACAGCGCTGCTGACTTGGGGCTGGCACCGACCATGACCTTAAGTAGCAAAATCATAGGCCTGCAAAATTTGGTCGCCGGCGACAGCGTGGGCTACGGCTCGCAGTTTGTGGCTGATGCGGCCATGCGCATTGGCGTGGTGGCGTGTGGCTATGCAGACGGTTATCCGCGCCACTGCGGTACCGGCACGCCAGTGCTGGTCAATGGCGTGCGGACTCGGTTGTTGGGCCGGGTCAGCATGGACATGGTGATGGTCGATCTCACGCCCGTGCCGCAAGCCGCTATGGGTAGCGAAGTCACGCTGTGGGGTCGTTCTGCATCGGGCGCTGTGCTGCCGATTGATGAGGTGGCTCACGCCGCCGGCACGGTAGGCTATGAGTTGATGTGCGCGCTGGCGCAGCGAGTGCCGGTGCTGCTGGCTTGA
- a CDS encoding 2-dehydropantoate 2-reductase — translation MNVCIYGAGAIGGWLGGALASAGCNVSLVARGVTLEALQQQGLGVQQAGKHTQHRLACSADPAELGPQDLVVLAVKAPALPEVVKNIAPLIGPNTLVLCAMNGVPWWFLQDFGAALSGTRLQSVDPEGSIAAAIPAAQIMGCVVHASCSLDGPAQVRHHFGNKLIIGEPAGGQSQRGRDLAALLSRAGFEAPLSEQIQKDVWFKLWGNMTMNPISALTGANIDRILDDELVAGLIRSVMLEAKEIGARMGIAIDQTPEERLAITRKLGAVKTSMLQDVEASRPLELDALVSAVRELGQLTSVATPFTNALLGLTRLKARTLGLYPLAQA, via the coding sequence ATGAACGTCTGTATTTATGGCGCTGGCGCGATTGGTGGCTGGTTAGGTGGCGCGCTTGCTAGTGCGGGTTGCAACGTCAGTCTGGTGGCGCGCGGCGTGACGCTAGAGGCCTTGCAGCAGCAAGGCCTCGGCGTACAGCAAGCCGGAAAACACACTCAGCACAGGCTAGCATGTAGTGCAGACCCCGCCGAGCTCGGGCCGCAAGACTTGGTGGTGTTGGCGGTAAAAGCACCGGCGCTGCCAGAAGTGGTCAAAAATATTGCGCCGCTAATCGGCCCCAACACCTTGGTGCTGTGCGCCATGAACGGTGTGCCGTGGTGGTTTTTGCAAGACTTTGGCGCGGCGCTTAGCGGCACTCGGCTGCAATCGGTAGATCCAGAGGGCAGCATCGCCGCCGCCATACCAGCAGCGCAAATCATGGGCTGCGTAGTTCATGCCAGTTGCTCGCTAGACGGCCCAGCCCAGGTGCGCCATCACTTTGGCAACAAGCTCATCATTGGTGAGCCGGCCGGTGGGCAAAGCCAGCGCGGACGTGATTTAGCGGCACTGCTAAGCCGCGCCGGTTTTGAAGCGCCGCTGTCCGAACAAATCCAAAAAGACGTCTGGTTCAAGCTCTGGGGCAATATGACGATGAACCCGATTAGCGCCTTGACCGGCGCCAACATAGACCGTATTTTGGATGACGAGTTAGTCGCCGGCTTGATTCGCAGCGTGATGCTGGAAGCCAAAGAAATCGGCGCGCGCATGGGCATTGCGATTGACCAAACGCCAGAAGAACGACTCGCCATCACGCGCAAACTCGGTGCTGTCAAAACTTCTATGCTGCAAGACGTGGAGGCGAGTCGGCCGCTTGAGCTTGACGCGCTGGTCTCGGCAGTGCGTGAACTTGGCCAACTCACCTCCGTGGCCACGCCGTTTACCAATGCGCTGCTGGGTTTGACCCGGTTAAAAGCTAGGACGCTGGGTCTTTATCCTTTAGCCCAAGCGTGA